One uncultured Draconibacterium sp. genomic window, CCAGGCTGCATCGTCGGCAATAAAAACGATAAAATTAGGCTGCCTAATGCTTTCTTTTTTATCCTGACAGGAAATAAAAATAAAAGCTCCCAAAAGGAAGATGGCAATTAAGTTGATTCTTGGTTTCATCATTAAAAGTTAGTTCCAGGTTTTAGTAATATTCTTTACAGCTTCCAACCCACCAGGTTTTGTTATTTTTTTACTTCGGACTTCAATAAGCAACTGTTTTATTCTTCTGTTCCCTCTGATGGTGCATCGGAATTTAAACTAAAAAGCGTACAAAAAATAAACATTAAAACTTTATATTCCAATGACTCGCAAATAATAAAGTAGGCAACCAAAGGTTGCCTACTTCTTTTTTCTATTCTTGATACCAGAATCTTTATAATTAAAAATTCAAACAATTACCAGTTTGGATTCTGATCCAGATTTTCGTTAATAAGCCGGTCAGCATCGGGAACAGGCCAGAGGTAGTCACGATCGGCATCGAATATGCGCTCGCTTGCCACAACAATATAACCTGAAGTAACCATGTCGCTTAAATCGGCAACACCGTTTTCATCAATTTGAGGTATGCCTCCAAGTGGGTAGTTTCCATCTTTCCAATTCTGAATCAATTGACTGTATTCTGCAGATACAGTTGACTCATCACCATTCCACGAAGTAGAACCAGACCATGCACGTTTAAGGAAATAGCTAGGAGTGTTGTATACTTTTTCTGCCAGTTTCCAACGAATTAAATCTGCATAGCGATGACCTTCCCAGGCAAGTTCTACAAAACGTTCCGTGCGAATGATGGTGCGTAAATTACTTTGCGAGTCGGTTGTAACTGCCGGATAGGTAATCCCTGTGCCGGCATATGCTCGTTCACGCAATTTATTGATTGTTGCATCCAGTACATCCTGATTACATTGGTTAAGTTCGTTCATGGCTTCGGCATACATCAGCAGCACATCGCCATAACGTAACATCGGATATGTGGTAGGTGCACCACCGCGTCCGTTTTCCAGGAAGGTATTGTCGATGTATTTTTTAAACAGGAAACCGTCGTAAGATGCATGTTCAGCACGGGCTTTTGAATCGTTGTTGCCCACATAAGCGCCATCTGATGCACGATAAACTGTTGTGCGATTCGGTGCAGGACAATATTCATGACCAAGCCAAACGTAATCTTCCGGATTGTAAGTTCCGTCAATAACACTCTTATTGTGAGCCGTTGCAAATGGTACAATGGTCATAGCCATTCGCGGATCTCTATTTTCGAATAAGTCTTTAGGATTGTATAAAGGCGACTCATCAATTGGTTTCCCGTCGGTACAAGGATAGGCGCACACCAATTGGTAGGAAGGAGCTTTCTGACCACCCCAGCCACCTGCAAGTCGGGCGATGCAATTTTTCACATCGGAAGCAGCCCAGTAATACTGTTTCAATGTTACGTCGCCACGGAAGAAGAAAATCCACTCATCGGACCACGAGGCGGTAAACAAATCGCGGTAATTGCTGTGAAGTTTATATACATCCATGTCCATACATGCTTTTGCTGCCGTTGCAGCCGTTTGGTTATCTCCGTTCCAAAGAGCAATTCGCGCTTTGAATGCGAGAGCGGCTCCCTTTGTGGCTCGCTGTACTCCCGAATAACTAGTGGGAAGACGTTCAGCAGCTTTATCTAAACATTCATAACTGAAAGCCAAAACATCGGCTTTTGGAGAACGCGCTATTGCATACGCTTCATCAAGAGTCATTCCCGTTTTATCAAGAATGGCGTCGCCCCAGTGAAATGCCAGCATGCCATAGGCATACCCCATGTAAAAATAAGCCTCACCTTCGTATTGTTTAATGTCAGCTTCCGATACTCCCAGAGAGCGTGCATTTTCCATGTTGCCAAGCAGACGCAATGCACGTGCAATGCCTTTGTAATAATTTTGCCAGCGAGAAGCCACAGTACCGTTCTCAGCAGTCATTGTTCCATTCTGTACCACCGAGGTAGAATTTCGGGCTGTCACATCGTCTCCCCAGGTCATATCATCGATCGGGAAAAAAGAAGTACGATAAAAATCATTTACCGACATTTCTATCTCCTGTTGTGAAGAATACCAGTTTCCACTTGATCCTTCAGATAATGGATTTAAGTCGAGATCAACGCAGGCCGAAAACGTTAGCGTTGAAATTGTGGCGATTATAAATAATATCTTTTTCATGCGATTGAATTTTTAGAATTTAACATTAACACCAAGGATGAAAGATGTTGATATGAAATCTGACGATGAGCCCACTTCGGGATCCCATCCATTGGGAAAGTTACTGATAGCAGGTAAATCATTCACGCTTAAATACAAACGCATATCCTTGACTTTAACTTTTCTCATCAAATCATTTGGCAGTGTGTAACCAAGTGTAATATTCTTCACGCGGAAATAGCCACCGTTAAACAGCCAGTAGTCCGAACCGGAATAAGTATTAGTAGTATTGGTAT contains:
- a CDS encoding RagB/SusD family nutrient uptake outer membrane protein: MKKILFIIATISTLTFSACVDLDLNPLSEGSSGNWYSSQQEIEMSVNDFYRTSFFPIDDMTWGDDVTARNSTSVVQNGTMTAENGTVASRWQNYYKGIARALRLLGNMENARSLGVSEADIKQYEGEAYFYMGYAYGMLAFHWGDAILDKTGMTLDEAYAIARSPKADVLAFSYECLDKAAERLPTSYSGVQRATKGAALAFKARIALWNGDNQTAATAAKACMDMDVYKLHSNYRDLFTASWSDEWIFFFRGDVTLKQYYWAASDVKNCIARLAGGWGGQKAPSYQLVCAYPCTDGKPIDESPLYNPKDLFENRDPRMAMTIVPFATAHNKSVIDGTYNPEDYVWLGHEYCPAPNRTTVYRASDGAYVGNNDSKARAEHASYDGFLFKKYIDNTFLENGRGGAPTTYPMLRYGDVLLMYAEAMNELNQCNQDVLDATINKLRERAYAGTGITYPAVTTDSQSNLRTIIRTERFVELAWEGHRYADLIRWKLAEKVYNTPSYFLKRAWSGSTSWNGDESTVSAEYSQLIQNWKDGNYPLGGIPQIDENGVADLSDMVTSGYIVVASERIFDADRDYLWPVPDADRLINENLDQNPNW